The sequence below is a genomic window from Stigmatopora nigra isolate UIUO_SnigA chromosome 4, RoL_Snig_1.1, whole genome shotgun sequence.
TAGACTGTGAAGAAGCAGTGTCACTTTTCTCCTCCAGTAAACAGGCCTGGTGAGGGTGAGGGTGAGGATTCCTGCCCCCTTTTGAGAGGCCCGCCAGCCTGTTTATGAGCcagatgagtgtgtgtgtgtggttcagCAGAAGCCAGCTCATGTTGCAAAGTTTTCACAGTGGTGTTGTCAGCCtgggtggtttaaaaaaaaacttctgcaGCCAAACAGTTAGTTAGACTGTCAGATTGCAGAAGTGTGACTTTGTCCAATTAAAACAGAGTAAGTAAATGCAGTATTTAGGCTAGACTAGGCaacacaaatgtatattttcatagTAAAATTCAAAACAAGGTCATTTAAAGCACTTttatcacataaaaaaatcaaaatcacaaataaaataatgagaaaacacaaaaaaagattgaaataggggaaatgaaaagaaaaatacttgaaaTTTGAATTATAATTACGCTGTGGTAAAGAATAGTATATTAAGCCTTGTTTAAAAGGTGCAAAAAGTTTGAACTTTTTGGcttttctcaaaattataaattatattaattaaaataattaatctaTCACTTATCTATACATTTATAACCTTATTTTGGTGCTTCACAACTGATCTGTAAAAGTGTTTGTTGATTATAATGTTGCAATAACTCCGCTCAAATGAGGCAGATTGACCTGGCATTAATTATGTAAACTTCCAACTTGTCTTTGTTTGATTAGCATCACTTCATTAAAAATTATTGCTCCCCAAAATGGCACTGCTTACTAATTGTTGTGAAATGAGAAAAGGCACCTTTGCATAATTAGCAGCCTGCCAGTGGAGCGGCTTGTGATGTAACAGAACTAAGATGTTTGGCATTATAGGAATGGCCCATTTTCATTGGATAGCATGGCACTCTGGGGGCCCCCTTCATGTGTAGTCATTCTACCATGCACATCCCAGTGTGGGGGGACCTCCCAGTTGCTCTATCCCAGTGGGACAATAGACCGATAATAGATTATCTACACTTTTAACACTTGTTAGTATACTTTAGCTAGTTTTATGACCATATTTGATCATTAACACAAGGAAATCTGAATGCAATAGGCTatagaattaaattaaataaatctgATTGTGTGGTCTTGCTTCAAAACAGAATTTTTGCTATTTAGTTTTGTGAATTATACCACATCATTGCGCAACCTAGTTGTAAAGACCCAGAGCCCCAAATCGACTTACAGTTCAATGCAACTGGCTTTTGTGGCATGACTGCAAAGAATGTTACTAATGCaataacagtagatatttaaaattagcataaagagggaaaaaaagttgttcAGAAAGTGAATTTCCAAAAATGTGCAGTCGAAAGAAACtatttgcatttatttgtttgtgtaaaCTAGtgattatttgttgtttttaagaaaaaatattttggcaaaTGCACAATAATAggcagaaattgtaaaaataaaaggtacATTACAATATTAACAATCGACACTAAATTGCAACCAGCTACGAGTTAGTGAGTTTATCATTGATTATTATTGAAATTAGGCTCTAAAGCTTGGGTGGGCAACCTTATTTTTTACAAATCTAGTTTCCTACAAGTTCATTCAATAGATTGCGGACAGGTGCTTCTTATTTCCGCGGAAACCTCATTGGTAAACtgtcggttggaacaaagaacAGGACCCCTATTTGACCCTTCAGGACCATTTTACCCAGTCTTGCCCTAAAGTCATTCCATATGGTGTATTGAATATTTTGAGATCAAATGTTTTGACCTTGTGCTTAAAGTTATTCAGTGAGGAAAACCTTCAATTAGGGGAGGAAGCTGATATTATTGACAACATTTTCTCCCTAAAAACGTCTAGAATCGGGTACTTTTCTGCAAATAAATGGTATTTACATGGTAGTTCTTGTCTTTTTTGGTTTGAATGCtcattattatttagttttataaGGATAGGGAGTGTAAATCTTGATTCCTAGACTTAAACTAAAGCTTCATGTGTTCCTATTTCCATTTATCTTTTCCCCTCAGATCAAATGATGTCCCCAGGAAGTTATATTCCTTTGGCACAGTAGTATTAACCCTAGTTTTTTGTTCACCCGTCTGATATTGCTGTTTGTTTATCTGGGTCATTCCCACGGACCCAAAGTGAGGTTAACACGAGAACTCCTACAAAGGTCTGATGTTTTGTTACTAGCTACACATCTGCCTCTATTTAGGCCCCCAAGTCTACCTCCATCCCCAACCACCTGTAAAGAATTAGAGTGCATGTTCCAGAAAATAGCCTCCCTTGGGTCACAAGCAAGCtacattggggaaaaaaacagtctttgATGCCACAAAGGTAAAAAACAGCAGAGTTGAATAGTTCATTCCCAATCTGCTTTATATTAGGAAACCATTAGACTTAAATTAAGGGTATTATTTGATTTTCCATACTTTGGTTGTTCATATTGTTAAGGTTAAGAACTTAACACTGTTTTCAATGTCAAGATAAGTTATCCTCTGAGGGATAATATACAACACATCTCAAAAAAACCTTAAAACTTTTAGGCATCCATTCagtctttcattttttgaacccaAAATATAGTTGCCCTATCGTGAATATAGTATTTGAGATAAGGGTAATTGTGAAAAGAGGTTTGCAATGTTTTAGTCTAATGTTTTGTCTGGCAGTCTAATGTCATTGTAGCAAGATACTATAAATTTAGTCAACATTTAAGGatgttttatatctattttttgcaGGTATACTTTGACTGCGGTGCCAAAGTGGACGTGGTGGATTCCCAAGGACTGATACTCTCCCCAGGCTTCCCTTATAACTATTCTTCTGGGACTCACTGTGTTTGGCAGTTCTTTATACCTGTTGACTATCAGCTCATCCTTGAGATATTTGACTTTGATGTATTTGAAAGCCACGACTCTTCTGCACAGACCTCAGCCATTTCGAGTTACGAGATAGATGATGTCCAAGATGTGGTGACTAATGCCCCTGACAGCTTGGAATTGGATAAGCCTTCATCATTAGATACTGATAAGAGGAACATTCCTAGGAGCGAGCATTCTTTTCAAGATGACGAGGAGAAACCGTCCTCAAAAATCCAGAAAGTGAAAGTTTCCAACTCTGCCAAAAGATCGACAGATGTCTCCTCTGGTCTTACGTCACCACCCACAGCTTCTGTCCTCCTCCCTGACGCCTTGTTGAATTCTGATAAGTCAATAAACACGGCTTCCTCTTCTCATTTGAGAGTAGACTTCAACCCAAGTTCAATCCTTAGCATGACTAAGGTGACCACGGTTGCCTTGGTGAAGTCAACTGACAGTACACCCTCAAGCTATGGAACTCCGCAATCAGGAGTGGATGCCTGCCCACATGACGTCCTCTATATCTCCGATCTCATCACCTTTTCTTCGAGGTTTTGTGGCTCTAATAGACCTCCGAGCAGCCAGTTGGTTTTTGGTTCGAGTCAAGAGATGGTGGAGGTTATCATGGAGCTCATCACAACCACTCATTGGGGGCGTGGCTTTGCCCTACTCTTCCACTACAACAATTTGACCGAACCAGGCGGAGAACGAACACATTTAGTTCCCGTATCTGCCAAAGTTGACTCTCTGCTGGCTGCTGTCAGTGGAGCTGCCTTCTTCACCTTGATAATCACCAGTGTCCTCTGCGCCATATTCAGGTAACATCTCAAGACTCTTAGGTATCGGAAAAATACCCAATGTTGCTCACTTCTCACAACTAAGAAACATAATCCGAACACTGACAATGCGATGTATGCTATCCCCTGTAAATGATTAGATACGGTTTCTGATCACATGATCGGGTCTGGGACATCTCTACAATGTTGTCCTGTTGTGAGTCAACCAAAGTCTTCCCAAAATGAGCTAAGCAAATCATCTCGTGGAAAaaaaccaccattttttttaatgttccatGAAATTAGACTAagcatttcacattttttggtcaattgtAAGCATGTGAAGCATTTTCTCTCTAATCAGTCTGAAAGTACTACGGCACCTGGCCTTAATTCCAGCTGCTTAAAAGTGAATTGGCATGGAAATAAGGTGGAAAAGGCAGAAGGTGAAAGCGGAATCTAAGTCATCAGGTGCTAGTAATAGTGTCATACAGTCAAAGGTTATAATTTACTAGTTTGTTCATCGCAAGGGACAGACAATAACCACAAACTATGGATGTTTAATGGTTTATAATAGAATTTGTTGgagtaaaatgtgtcttttctTCTAATCTGTTTTCACATCTGTCTGTGTAATCAAGCTGGTTCCTGTTTTTGCACAGATCTTGACTCAATCAGACCCTTAGCATTAAATCTGTCAACTATTTATGACATGGAAATTGAAAGCAGGtgtttcataaaatgaatgcgCAATTAACGGCAGCAACAAGCCAAGTTGGTTAAAAAAGCGTTAAAATGTGTGATCATGGAACCTTTAGCCTACGAGGAAAGTCTCAGTGGCAGCCTTTTCCGCTTGAGGTGTTTCTTATTATTATAAACAATGTCTAACAAATCAGTAGAACATCCAATGACAACGATGGGGGGAAAAGAAGGTCTTAAATGTTGGAAAGCAGTTCTGAAATTAACTCCCAAGCTTCCCTCGGGTAAGAAAAGAGGCAAAGGTGGAGAGAATCGCAGCAGGCGTTCTCTACAGTTTGTCGGTGGTTTGGTAATGGGCTCATTCAACTGTAAGAGCAATTTTTAATAAGTGGATACATGTTCAAATATTTCAGCATGCTTCATTGGCTCATTTGGAAGTTAAGAAAAGGACAGAAACATAACTGAAAACGGCCGACTAAATGAACAGCTTTTTGACAAAGTCCTTCAAAAATACCACAATAACCTACAGTAGATTAATAGAAAATAAGGAAACTAATGAAAAGCACttaataaatgactttttttatcTACAGACCCAAACTATGTCGAAAAAGAGAGCGTTCCTGTGCATCCACCAGCACTGAGgtataaaaacaactttttagcCAATCATTACATAAATTAGAGCAATCGATGTGAAAGAATGGATAAACTGCTTAACCTGCTATGTTGCGGTGAAGGTGCCTGAGGCAGCTGTGAACGCAAAGGTGGATACAAGTGAGCTGCAACTCATGGCTGAGAGTCAGACCAATCAGGAGATGGTTAGCGATCAGGAAAACAACAAGTACAGCCCACCACGCACAGGTGAGAAGAACCAGAATCAGTTTAAATAAGACGGGGGAACTATAAACGCCAATGGTAGGCAATGTGTTAATGTGCCTGTGCAAAAATGAAgttgggtgtcagactcgggttggttcgcgggctgctttaacgtcaacttgatttcacgtgggctggaccattttagatataatatttagatttttaaaaatatttttatacatggattaaaatccctgaacattcgtttttttaatggatcgaaaaaaatgtttattttagcttttttaaatatatttttagattttacaaaatgatttttgaactaaaaacaggaaaaatgattaaaaaatgacaattattgatttaaaaggggaaaaatcaggaattttaaaatacatctatactcttcattttaatttgatccttaaacagaaagtcggcactcatgatttactttctcgggccacacaaaatgatgcggtgggccagatttggcccccaggccaccactttgacacatgctctACGCAGTACGTTGGGGAAAAAACTTTAATGGGTGTTAATTGCAGGAAATGGTTCTactgtattttgttgttgttattttcttgtataAAGTGTTGCAAATTGAGTTAGAAGACACGCATCGCAGAGGTacagtttaatttaatttaaagagAAAAACCTTGGTGGGTCTATACCACAGAAAGGTTTTACTTGCTTTTTCTTTCCAATAAGAAGAGACTAAGACTGAGAGCTTTGTCGGTTGACCCCGAAAGCAACCAGGGGGCTCCGGTCACGGTGcgaggacaaaaaaatgcaaagctcaTAAAACGGTTAACAAATTCAAGTTGGCCTGCAATGTAAGCCGTCTCTTCATACCATGAGACCATATTAATGAAagccttgttattgtttttgcctTCTCCTATGAGTAATTTCTTATAGTCTCATATGGACACttattttttacgttttttttaaacattattcatttttctcagtCAGTGATACGCAGAATACAGAAATGGAACTTTCCTCCAATGGTTTGGCAGAGCTGGATTTTGGTCCAGATGAGGTCTTCATCATATCGTCGGCCCCGAGCCCGAAAAGGCCAACCGCGTCCACTTATACAGTAAGATTTCATTGACATTTATGCTCACTACATGATCGGCTATCGTCGAATaacatgaccggacgtttggtcgcctggacgtttggtcgcccggaccttgggtcgccggtcaaatgtacttagatattaaacagtacttagatattaaacagtacttagatattaaacagtacttagatatcaaacagtacttagatatcaaacagtacttagatatcaaacagtacttagatattaaactctctcttagatattaaagtctctctttattataattttgatagttggcttcaacagtaatctctctgtcaccatttgaccggcgaccaaatgggaccaaaagaccggcgaccaaacgtccgagcaccgtcgAATAATATGAGGTCATTATATTTCTATATGACTTGGCAAACAAACATCCTTAGAAAGAAACATAGCTATTATGGCCCTTCTACAAAGATAACTAACAATTCTGGTCTATCCTTTTGTGAGTCTCGGGTAAATTGGAACAGATTGACATTTACAGACTCTAATCCCAACGtcacacttttttattttctttctattttatttagaCAAACATAACGGTACTGGCCCAACGCTCGTAAAAACCCTCTACAATTCGCAATGAGAAAACACTTTCCTTAAATGTTGATGGGGGAAAAAGTAGTTTCACCAAACATTATCCTTCCGACTTGCTTTTGTGTTCTCCTGGAATAAAACATTGGCATAAACAGTTctggcagcttttttttttaaaggactggCAAGCTTCTGTGCAACTTGGGCTAATGGAGTATTATCAACAGAGCCAGATTCCCAGCAGCAATTGTGTGTGCGGGTGTTTGTGTGCGCGTGGATTGCATGCATGCTTTGGCACACAGTGTGTGGTCTGTCGGTGTGTGTCCTCCCTGCAGACGCCCCTGTATATCATATAATAATGCTGCCACCAGATGAACTCCTTTGACCTTCTCCTCAACCTGACCGTAAATTCACAAAGTTCCTAGAAAACACATGGAATTTTgacaaaatgacctaaaattcaatttaaatcttCCCCAAATGACCCATCTCAATCCCCTATACTGATTTGTCAGCTTGTGTATCAAACCTAAAAGTACTCTTTGTATTCGAGGTACTTTGGTGACCAGAAGAACATGTTATTTAAACCCCTAGCTAATTCTTGTCTAGACAAAGCTAACGGTGAGTGACTGTGTGAAGGATTATTCTGCTCTTGTTCTCTCGATGATGGGCGCAAACCCTAAAACCTTCGCCCTCCCCGGAATAATAGCAGCTGACCGATCAGGAAGGATAATGTAGCATACACGTGTGTAGCCTGTCAGTCATAATTAGCTGAAATGAAGATCAAATTGTGGAagatgttcaatttttttaagtaaaagcaAGCTTCACACTTTTCCATGATAAACCGGTTTGTAATTTTATCACCACTTGGGTGTGGATATGCTACCAATCTCATTGGGTTGTATAGTAGGTATTCAGACTGTTTTTATGTAGTGTAATATGAGTCTTATTTATCAATGACTATACCACCTCATACTGTTAcataaggtgtttttttttagaattatacATTGTGTAAAAAGGTTTCGGAAGgtaagagatggaaaaaaagtagatGACAAGCTTAGCTTTGTTTTTAGTACGTTTTTAGTACAAAAGAATGGTTTGTTATTCGATTCTTCATTCAGATCAGGAAAGATTAGAGTATGGCAGGCAAACAATGACTATGCAAGTAGCACTACTGTATGTCAAGTTATGCTAgactttaaaaatatcaaatgcaTAAGCAGCAATTTTCagttttactcattcatttactTATTTGTATAAAGGATTGCATTCTGTTGTCTATTGGCACAAAATCATTACCATTTTTTGTCCCAATATCCTGTATTTTATTGCTATTGTTTTCAAGTTTAcagttaaatttaaatgaaagaaaCATGTGAGGTTCTGCTTCTGTGTCtaatttttg
It includes:
- the LOC144195225 gene encoding uncharacterized protein LOC144195225, which encodes MRSKRIGTQFTVHRQSRSHWRKTKKKMTWISSFGANTFMKAYLLFLTGCAAQKVYFDCGAKVDVVDSQGLILSPGFPYNYSSGTHCVWQFFIPVDYQLILEIFDFDVFESHDSSAQTSAISSYEIDDVQDVVTNAPDSLELDKPSSLDTDKRNIPRSEHSFQDDEEKPSSKIQKVKVSNSAKRSTDVSSGLTSPPTASVLLPDALLNSDKSINTASSSHLRVDFNPSSILSMTKVTTVALVKSTDSTPSSYGTPQSGVDACPHDVLYISDLITFSSRFCGSNRPPSSQLVFGSSQEMVEVIMELITTTHWGRGFALLFHYNNLTEPGGERTHLVPVSAKVDSLLAAVSGAAFFTLIITSVLCAIFRPKLCRKRERSCASTSTEVPEAAVNAKVDTSELQLMAESQTNQEMVSDQENNKYSPPRTVSDTQNTEMELSSNGLAELDFGPDEVFIISSAPSPKRPTASTYTNYTLCKKVSEECSRVICFLTPQQRERFLRHSDTGPDPVADWASSDSTQPRSGPTTDGSGGCVRPRAWSVRTFQEFLPPLPQLHKKWCSWNSTSPFTKLVDSAPANLLSDKRKVFSDVHLADKFDTSTISDSPISNASYPLAQPAQRQRHLNSTSNLRRFRFTGPCFGLLSGTSDPTKTTGFHRAQSSQTAPNSIPSSQCDYESNQVTNRLDFPGEEDHMNVPVFAISEEEDRQPLVSAEHLGQSTVTAIKNGQVLGTLDGKKPAATSPQNHKVRLEWSPGSQALVGVCPFPSSTTITVSESNSIKDCQLPYSQPTGLCSVTNQ